aaaaagataaataaatatatcCAAAATCCTCAACTTTAAGCTACAAAAGCTCCAACTAATAGAAAAGAATGCCAAGTAAAATGTACTTAATTGCCCTCAAACAAATTCCAGATATTCGGATATCTCCATTTACCCAAGCTTTTACTTGCAtcatctaaaccaactcatcaTAACTTTTCGTGTGTTTTGAAAATGAGGATAAATCTACAAAAAGAGAGGAGGAAAAGAACAGCATCataaagaaagaggaatctcacaGAAAAAGAACGTGAATGGAGAAAACGGTGGGAATCAGGTTGTTAACACATTAATCAAAAAAGAGAATTCTGCTGCTAATGCTGAATGTTGACAACTATCTACGTACCTATAACATAAGAAGCCATACCTTGAAGGAAAGgcaaacaataatataaataagaaaactaaaaaaagaagatatgTACATGAGATTGGGAAGCGTACAAGTTAAATCTTCTGGAAGATTGGGATTTAGCTTGAATTTTGAAGGGGGTGAAGAAACTAAAGCAACAGCAGCAGATATATTTTCAATTAACATAGAGGACAAGATTTGGAGGTACTTGGAATTGAGGCCAAAAAGTTACAAGGGATCTCATGCTTTAGATACCTAAGAGGATGTGCGAGAATCTAAGCAACACAGGCTATTTGCCTAAGCTTTGGATTAAACCTGCCACCGGACCCAGTGAATCCTATATTATTGTCGACGTTATGTCTTCCTCGTGATTTTGATAAGTCTGGGCATTCTTCCAGCTGGTTGAGTAAATTGTTTCTCATTCGTACCTTGTGAATGAGAAGGTGGCACATGCACGTTTCTCCTTGGGAATAAGCAAGCAATACTGCCGAGACCCAGGTCTTTGCGGCTCTAGCATGATGTTCTTCGCCATTGTTTGCTCCCTATCTTCTGGCCCAACTTGAATGGACTCCAGCTCTTTCTCCGTTTCGAGGTTTCGCAGAAGAGACCAGAGGCTAAAGCCTGCTGAAGCCACAGCTCAAATTCTTCCTCGTCTTCATCCATCATTTCAGCATCCAATTCCCAAGGAAATCTACTCGACTTGGATCGTTGTGTGGTTTTCCCTAAACCGACCATGTTTACATGAAAGCTCGGGCGATGAGTATTGGGCCTGCAAGCCATTCCCTGCTCCAAAGTCCAGTTTACTACTTAAATCCTTGAAGATCAGAACATGAACCCAAGCTATAAAATTACAGACTATCAACCACTTACTTGACAAATCGCCCATTCAGACACATCAAAGATTTTGCTCTCAGCACAAACAAAAGCACGTGGAATATCCATCTACAAGAAAAAGTAATGTTTAAAAGAGTAAATCAACTTTTTAGATGGACAACAGTAAAATATGCATATCAAACACATCACTTTATAAGACAAGATGAGAACAAATATATAATGGAACCCCATGTTTCTAGATCTAAAGTTGAATATGCAAAGTCAATACAGGGCAATAAGGTTGGGACTTGGGACTTCATTTCATGGACATTTTACTATCaacgaaaagaaaaggaaagaaaaacatAATATTGTTGGTAGAAAACTTGAAAGAGGCTAGAGAGATCTAATTAATGATCATATTCATTAGATACTCTCCTTCATGGTTGATTGAAAACAATGGGTGGAAAAGGTAAAGGgaacaaacaagaaaaaaatgcttgagcttgagcATGTGAAGGAACTTACTTTCTGAGGTTTATCAAAGACTAGAGAACCTTTATATTCGACCCATCCGTCTCCATCCTTAGCTTGATGATATTGACAACAATCCTGAAATCAAAGCATGTACCAAAACGAACTTattctcaaaattaaaatttacacAGATTCAAACAGAGAGTAGATATAATGCTTAGGGAATAACCTGACACCATCTTGCCTTTGTCTTATTCCTATTCGTGCAGACCCATATGTGTGAATGGCCGCATTTACTGCACTGTATGCGTCTTGACTCCTCAGAGCAGTAATCGGAATTCATCTGCTTACAGAGTAGATTAAAAGGTACTTATACAATAGCAACTTGAGAAATGCTCAGACAAGAAGGAAAAAGCCTTCAGAAGCCACACTGACAAACTAATTCACTTCAAGTAGTCACAAGAATCTAACAGAGAAGCATGCATAATAAAGGATTAGGTACAAGCTTCTTCTATAAGAGGCGACTGGCATTGCCACTTAAATCCTTTGGGCCATTATCTCAAACGGAGGTTATGAAACTAATTCTTAAAAAGGTACCAAAACATAGACCAGTTCCTCTCCCTACGTCTATcttcaaaaataatttcaagCCATTAATTCACggttaataatttaaaaagaatcaTACAAATCTACAGAAGAAACTACAATGGATTCCACCATATAAGAAACAAAAGGACAGTAGTTTGTGGCTGCAATTAGGAATGGGTTGAGCGGTTTATAATAGCTCACTCAAACATTTGGAGCGGGGTTTAAGAAAATGGGAGGAAGGGCTACTTGAACTCCATGTTTGCTAAGGTAGCACTATTTTCATCTCAATGGTTAAAATAaccgtctctctctctctctctctctctctctctctctctcatgtTTCTAATGACTCCACCAACTGACAACCAACTCAGACGACTCACTCCTGCAAAAACCACCAATGACAACAAATTTCAGCAACAACCATCTTCAGTGATTTGCTTTGATAACTACTTCCAACTGTCAACTTTGACAATCACCTCCAGCAACCACCTATACTTGGTCGACGACCAGTGCATGGTAATAGTCTTCTTTTATTGTAATTTGGCATTAGTAGAAACATTTTGAGTGTAGAGGAAACCAAACAAAATTGTGTAAATGGAGTTGAGATGATTGGTTGCTTTTGTGCACTTTCAACCCCAAAATGACCAAATGGACGAGAATCACGTAACTTAAAATCTAACGCATTTTTAAAGATTGGCAGAACcaatatttttgtttctatttacaaaatatgatATTTAGATATCACAATTAAGAACTCCATGTTAAAAAAATCAGCAACCTAAACACATAAATTGTACACTCGAACTAAAATAATTCACACCCAAACATAAACTTCTTGAATCCAAGCTCAAATAGCATGCATCGCAAATACAAACTTCCTAAATTCAAAGTAAAATAATCTTCACCACAAACACAAACTATATAGTCAGACTAAAATAGCCTACACCCCAAAGTCAAACTATTCTAACTCCACAAAACTATTATTAATCCCACAAATTACAATAACCACAAACTACGGCAACTCTGAACCCAAACAACTCCACAGACTATGTTAGCAAATGCTTCAAATCTTATAATGCTGTCTAGACGTAACTTCAAGGTATAATGAACCCAAGAATAAGATTGACTAATGCCTAGAAGATGCTTCATTCTCTCTCCCTCCTATAGAGTCTATTCAGAAAGAAATTGCCATCTTTATTAGTATAATAGTATTAGCTTCCTTTCTAATTACCATATATCTCATCTGAGTTAGAAACAAATGAACATTTATCATGAATGACTCAATGAGAACATGCATAAATTAAACTATAAAATGCCAGCGTCAATCGTACAAAAATTATGCACAACCTGTTGTGAAGTCCCATAGGACTGGGACCTCTGGCAGACACTTTTGGTCTTCGATTCCTCCTTTCTCAATTGCTCATCATAGTCTCTTTTCTTCACAGAGTCAGAAAGAACCTAATTTCCCATGCAAACAGGAGTAAGAGATGATAATGGCCATAGATTTGAAAGCCACTCAACTCTCCGGCAGATATGATTGAAGAAACAGAAAGCTAagacaaaaaatgaaaattacctCATATGCACATTGAAGCTTCTTAAATGACTCACTCGCCAATGGGCTTCCCATATTTTTATCAGGATGCACAAGCACAGcctaaaagaaaagacaaaCATTAGTACAATTTTTCCTCAAGAGATTCTAGGAGTGACTAAATACTAGAATGTTGGCATCAAAAGCAAATGGAAAGGAATTTCATTAGCCTCTGACATCATTTTACTTTTCCCATAGAATATTCCCAGCTATGTAGCCGGGACTGAGACCATGGGAGTACAATAATTTTTCCAGGCAAATTTATCTAACTTCTTTGATATTATTTCACCCAAACAGTGatcaatttcaaaatattacccttaatattttctttcgaaaaaaaaaaaaagcagtaTACCAGTATACCAAAACTGATTAAGAgtatcataaatattttaatatgataCAAAAGATTAAGTGTAGCATCTTGTCATATGAAATAGCATAGACATGAGTCACATGACATACAATCACGAATAGATCACTATATATTTACATATTAAGTTAGAAAATCAACATGTCACTACATCTGACATATGTCTCAGTGTAGATATAGAATTCTGTTACAATTATAGGTCAATTTCCATTAGATAGAGATGGTTTTAAGAATTTTCATGAGGAACTTGCCTAACAGGAAAAATATCTAAGGAATATAGTAATGTTTCATTCACAGAATGCAAGTCAGTTCCCCTTcaagatatatttttataattcacTAGAAAAATGTGATCTCAATGACTAAATTACATGATCAGACCCCCATAATTTTTCAAATGTGAAAAAGGGAAATCGTGTCCCAAAATAATGAGCACACCACATCACCTTTTTTCTGTATTCCTTTTTTAAAACTATGACATCAATCTTCTTGTGACGTGGAAATCCCAGCGCTTCATAATGGTCCCCACTATTTAAGATCCTTTTCATCTCATCAATTGAATCAGTCTGATCTTTGGTCACCTTGCTACAAGAAGCCTCTTTTTGGTTATCAACAACAGATGTCACAACAGTTGGGCTGGCTGACTTACATGGATGAACCTTCTCGGACTCACTAGTAGGAATAGAGTATTCACACTCTCCTGAGAATTCATCTCCCGAAACTGTTTCAGATTGTTTCTGCTCTTCAAAATGTGAGCTTTCACTCGCCTTATCACACCATTGGAGCAAATAATTTAATGCATCATTGGATAGAAATGCAAGATTTATTGAGAGAAAGACACCCGGCCATCCAACACGAACTTTAACACAATATATAGCATATACAGTTGCCATCAAGACCACCAACCGTGCATGAttaagagagaacaaataacctGCAAATAAGAAAGGATAACCAAAAACCCAAATCAACTGACAGAATTTCAAGATTCATATAGCAATCTGATTGAAGTGGAGTACAGATTCATCAAGAAAATTTACTCTTATGGGAAACGGATATTAAAGTGGGCATAAGGGTGAATAGTCGTGTGTAGAAGTATAAAAAGTTCATATAGATCTTCATTGCAACCACCACAAGCAGTGTGCAGTAAATTTGGAAAATATTAGAAACATCTATCTTCTCTACTTGtcatttctaaatttaaaataattatattggaGATAATATGCCCATAAACATCTTCCCTCCCAGTATTATGGACATTTTATTCGTACATGTAACTCCATACAAAAGGAGAAATTAGTTGATACTCTTTGTAACACCTTCGTGACAATTCACAGATGGGATATCAATCTTGGAAGATGCACAGACGACATTTGTATGCAAAATAGCACTTGTTCAGTCAACATAACATCTAATATGGTGAAAATTTTGCCATACTTCCCCTTCCCCCACTATCTCCAATAGACTTATTTATGAAATACATGTGGAAGatgcttttattttttcctttttacccCGCTGATTACAGAAAAAGTTATGGCATTGTGGAAAGCCATACCACAGATTGGAACATTGAACCTTCAATCACAAAAAAATAGAAGTAAACTATGGTTATTGGCTACTATGAAGACACACAAACCACAACCATGGAAAAGATCTAGTAGTCAACTCTGTACCACa
This region of Cucumis melo cultivar AY chromosome 7, USDA_Cmelo_AY_1.0, whole genome shotgun sequence genomic DNA includes:
- the LOC103493249 gene encoding uncharacterized protein LOC103493249, giving the protein MEDIGLFKQGWKWFQSQKHTYSRARTAFFSFRDKVGMFIERHWPTVCRGCAWMGSLLRLAVLQWWDCIIKGFRSLIGLGSAALLLIMWSCFLSLTSMSCLVYVLLSMGAAGVAVQYLGYTPGLFIVGLFAILVLWMYANFWITGTLFIVGGYLFSLNHARLVVLMATVYAIYCVKVRVGWPGVFLSINLAFLSNDALNYLLQWCDKASESSHFEEQKQSETVSGDEFSGECEYSIPTSESEKVHPCKSASPTVVTSVVDNQKEASCSKVTKDQTDSIDEMKRILNSGDHYEALGFPRHKKIDVIVLKKEYRKKAVLVHPDKNMGSPLASESFKKLQCAYEVLSDSVKKRDYDEQLRKEESKTKSVCQRSQSYGTSQQMNSDYCSEESRRIQCSKCGHSHIWVCTNRNKTKARWCQDCCQYHQAKDGDGWVEYKGSLVFDKPQKMDIPRAFVCAESKIFDVSEWAICQGMACRPNTHRPSFHVNMVGLGKTTQRSKSSRFPWELDAEMMDEDEEEFELWLQQALASGLFCETSKRRKSWSPFKLGQKIGSKQWRRTSC